One part of the Mangrovibacillus cuniculi genome encodes these proteins:
- the ahpC gene encoding alkyl hydroperoxide reductase subunit C — translation MALIGTEVKPFAAKAFHNGDFIDVTEENFKGKWSVVCFYPADFTFVCPTELGDLQDQYATLKDLGVEVYSVSTDTHFTHKAWHDHSETINKIEYIMIGDPSQKISRNFEVLNEEDGLAERGTFIIDPDGVIQTVEINAGGIGRDASSLVNKIKAAQYVRKNPGEVCPAKWEEGSETLTPGLDLVGKI, via the coding sequence ATGGCATTAATCGGAACTGAAGTAAAACCTTTTGCAGCAAAAGCATTCCACAATGGAGATTTCATCGACGTAACAGAAGAAAATTTCAAAGGTAAGTGGAGCGTAGTTTGCTTCTATCCTGCAGATTTCACATTCGTATGTCCTACTGAGTTAGGTGACCTACAAGACCAATACGCTACTCTTAAAGATCTTGGCGTAGAAGTTTACTCTGTATCCACTGATACTCATTTCACTCATAAAGCATGGCACGATCATTCAGAGACAATTAACAAAATTGAGTACATCATGATTGGTGACCCATCTCAAAAGATCTCTCGTAACTTCGAAGTACTAAATGAAGAAGATGGTCTTGCTGAGCGTGGTACGTTCATCATCGATCCAGATGGCGTTATCCAAACTGTTGAAATTAATGCTGGCGGTATCGGCCGTGATGCAAGCTCTCTAGTAAATAAAATTAAAGCAGCACAATATGTACGTAAAAACCCAGGTGAAGTTTGTCCAGCTAAATGGGAAGAGGGTTCTGAAACATTAACTCCAGGACTTGACCTAGTAGGTAAAATTTAA
- the guaC gene encoding GMP reductase has protein sequence MENVFDYEDIQLIPAKCIVESRSECDTSVTFGKHTFKLPVVPANMQTIIDEKVATYLAENKYFYIMHRFNPETRVSFIKDMHAKGLIASISVGVKEEEYDFVEELAQLDLTPEYITIDIAHGHSNAVIRMIQHIKTHLPESFVIAGNVGTPEAVRELEHAGADATKVGIGPGKVCITKIKTGFGTGGWQLAALRWCAKAATKPIIADGGIRTHGDIAKSVRFGASMVMIGSLFAGHEESPGTIVEQDGKLFKEYFGSASEFQKGEKKNVEGKKMFVQYKGALQDTLTEMEQDLQSSISYAGGTKLEAIRTVDYVVVKNSIFNGDKTY, from the coding sequence ATGGAGAACGTATTTGATTACGAAGATATTCAATTAATACCCGCAAAATGCATAGTAGAAAGTCGTTCAGAGTGTGATACTTCTGTTACGTTTGGTAAACACACGTTTAAACTTCCTGTTGTACCAGCTAACATGCAAACAATCATTGATGAGAAGGTTGCCACATATCTTGCGGAGAATAAATACTTCTATATTATGCATCGATTCAATCCAGAGACTCGTGTATCATTTATCAAGGATATGCATGCAAAAGGATTAATTGCCTCTATTAGTGTAGGAGTAAAAGAAGAAGAATACGACTTTGTAGAAGAATTAGCGCAACTTGACTTAACACCAGAATACATTACGATTGATATTGCTCACGGACACTCTAATGCTGTCATTCGAATGATTCAGCATATAAAAACTCACTTACCAGAAAGCTTTGTCATCGCTGGAAATGTTGGAACGCCTGAAGCTGTTAGAGAATTGGAGCATGCAGGTGCAGATGCAACAAAGGTAGGAATTGGACCTGGTAAGGTATGTATTACAAAAATTAAAACGGGATTTGGTACAGGTGGTTGGCAATTAGCAGCGCTTCGCTGGTGTGCGAAAGCAGCGACGAAACCAATAATTGCTGACGGTGGAATCCGTACACACGGAGATATCGCGAAATCTGTACGTTTCGGAGCTTCTATGGTCATGATTGGTTCTTTATTTGCAGGTCACGAAGAGTCACCTGGAACAATCGTGGAACAAGATGGTAAATTGTTTAAAGAGTACTTTGGTTCTGCATCTGAGTTCCAAAAAGGCGAAAAAAAGAACGTAGAAGGAAAGAAAATGTTCGTACAGTACAAAGGTGCGCTTCAAGATACGCTGACAGAAATGGAGCAAGATCTTCAATCTTCTATTTCTTATGCAGGTGGAACGAAGCTAGAGGCTATACGTACGGTGGATTATGTTGTGGTGAAGAATTCTATTTTTAATGGGGATAAAACGTACTAA
- a CDS encoding 3-ketoacyl-ACP reductase has translation MNKLEGKVALITGAGRGIGRATALAFAQEGIHVGLVGTTRENLENVAAEVEKLGGKATVTVADVTNLEAIQEAVGQVKQELGPIDILINNAGIAKFGGFLDLSPEEWQKIIDVNLMGVYNVTRAVLPEMIERKTGDIINVSSSAGQKGAPVTSAYSASKFAVLGLTESLMLEVRKHNIRVSALTPSTVATDLAVEANLISGDGENMMQPEDLAELMVAQLKLHPRVFVKMAGMWTTNPS, from the coding sequence ATGAATAAGTTAGAAGGTAAGGTAGCTCTGATTACAGGAGCTGGACGTGGAATTGGACGTGCAACAGCACTAGCATTTGCGCAAGAAGGTATTCATGTAGGACTAGTTGGTACAACTCGTGAAAATCTAGAAAATGTAGCAGCGGAAGTAGAAAAGTTAGGTGGTAAGGCAACTGTAACTGTTGCAGACGTGACAAATTTAGAAGCTATCCAAGAAGCCGTGGGGCAAGTAAAACAAGAGCTTGGGCCAATTGATATCCTTATCAACAACGCTGGTATTGCCAAATTCGGTGGATTCTTAGATCTTTCTCCAGAAGAGTGGCAAAAGATCATTGATGTGAACTTGATGGGAGTGTATAACGTTACTAGAGCAGTACTTCCTGAGATGATTGAACGTAAAACGGGAGATATTATTAACGTATCTTCTTCTGCGGGTCAAAAAGGAGCACCAGTAACAAGTGCGTATAGTGCATCCAAGTTTGCAGTACTTGGTCTAACGGAATCTCTAATGTTAGAAGTAAGAAAGCATAATATCCGTGTGAGCGCATTAACACCAAGTACGGTGGCGACTGATTTAGCAGTAGAAGCAAATTTAATCAGTGGTGATGGAGAAAATATGATGCAACCGGAAGACTTGGCAGAATTAATGGTTGCTCAGTTAAAGTTACATCCTCGCGTTTTTGTGAAAATGGCTGGTATGTGGACGACGAATCCATCATAA
- the ahpF gene encoding alkyl hydroperoxide reductase subunit F, which translates to MLLDANIKAQLEQYLQLLESDILLKVSAGEDKVSHDMLRLVDELATMSPRIKVETTELERTPSFSVNRIGEDTGVTFAGVPLGHEFTSLVLALLQVSGRAPKVDEKVIEQIKNIKGDYHFESYISLSCHNCPDVVQALNVMSVLNEGITHTMIDGAAYKEEVESKQIMAVPTVFLNGEEFGGGRMTLEEILNKMGSGPDAAEFADKDPYDVLVVGGGPAGASAAIYAARKGIRTGLIAERFGGQVMDTMGIENFISVPKTEGPKLVASLEEHVKDYDIDVMNLQRARSLEKKDLVEIELENGAILKSKTVILSTGARWRNVGVPGEKEFKNKGVAYCPHCDGPLFEGKRVAVIGGGNSGVEAAIDLAGIVKHVTVLEFNAELKADAVLQKRLHSLPNVTVVTNAQTQEITGTDTVNGITYMDRETEEVKHVELEGVFVQIGLVPNTEWLGEEFERTRIGELVVDKQGATSVPGVFAAGDCTDTMFKQIIISMGSGATAALGAFDYLIRN; encoded by the coding sequence ATGTTATTAGATGCAAATATCAAAGCACAGCTAGAACAATATCTTCAGTTATTAGAGAGTGATATTCTGCTTAAAGTTAGTGCCGGGGAAGATAAAGTATCTCATGACATGCTACGACTTGTAGACGAGTTAGCTACGATGTCTCCTCGCATTAAAGTAGAAACAACTGAGTTAGAACGCACACCGAGCTTCAGTGTTAATCGTATTGGAGAAGATACAGGTGTAACATTTGCTGGAGTTCCACTAGGACATGAGTTTACGTCCTTAGTACTTGCACTACTTCAAGTAAGTGGTCGTGCGCCAAAAGTTGATGAAAAAGTTATTGAGCAAATTAAAAACATTAAAGGTGACTATCACTTTGAGTCTTATATCAGCTTAAGCTGTCATAACTGCCCAGATGTGGTACAAGCTCTAAATGTAATGAGTGTTCTTAACGAAGGTATCACGCATACTATGATCGACGGTGCAGCTTATAAAGAAGAAGTAGAAAGCAAACAAATTATGGCGGTTCCAACTGTCTTCCTTAACGGAGAAGAATTTGGTGGCGGTCGTATGACGTTAGAAGAAATTTTAAACAAAATGGGTAGTGGCCCAGATGCAGCAGAGTTCGCTGATAAAGATCCATACGATGTACTTGTTGTTGGTGGCGGTCCTGCTGGTGCAAGTGCAGCTATATATGCTGCGCGTAAAGGTATTCGCACAGGGCTTATAGCCGAGCGCTTTGGTGGACAGGTTATGGACACGATGGGCATCGAAAACTTTATCAGTGTTCCGAAAACAGAAGGTCCTAAACTTGTAGCAAGCTTAGAGGAACATGTAAAGGATTACGACATTGACGTAATGAATTTACAACGTGCTCGCAGCTTAGAGAAAAAAGACCTTGTCGAAATCGAGCTAGAAAATGGCGCGATTCTAAAGAGTAAAACAGTTATTCTTTCTACAGGTGCTCGTTGGCGTAATGTTGGCGTTCCTGGGGAAAAAGAATTCAAGAACAAAGGTGTTGCTTACTGCCCTCACTGTGACGGTCCTTTATTTGAAGGAAAACGCGTTGCGGTAATTGGTGGAGGTAACTCTGGAGTAGAAGCTGCGATTGACTTAGCAGGTATCGTAAAGCATGTTACGGTTCTTGAGTTCAATGCTGAATTAAAAGCAGATGCTGTTTTACAAAAACGACTTCATAGTTTACCAAATGTAACTGTCGTGACGAATGCACAAACGCAAGAAATTACTGGTACAGATACAGTGAACGGTATTACGTATATGGATCGTGAAACAGAAGAAGTAAAACATGTAGAATTAGAAGGTGTATTTGTTCAAATCGGTCTTGTTCCGAATACAGAGTGGTTAGGCGAAGAGTTTGAACGCACTCGTATTGGTGAGCTTGTTGTCGATAAGCAAGGTGCAACATCTGTACCTGGCGTTTTCGCAGCAGGTGATTGTACAGACACAATGTTTAAACAAATTATCATTTCAATGGGATCTGGTGCTACTGCAGCATTAGGCGCATTTGATTATTTGATTCGTAACTAA
- a CDS encoding TerC family protein, giving the protein MEWSILFEYGWVLLILIALEGILAADNALVIATMVRHLPEEKRKKALFYGLAGAFVFRFGSLFLISYLVDIWQVQAIGAVYLLGIAGYHLLKKHVLKKHLEKQKEVKEGSGFWTTVIKVELADIAFAVDAILAAVALAVTLPETNLPTIGGLDGGHFIVILLGGIIGLVIMRFAASAFVGLLENRPGLESAAFAIVGWVGVKLAVYTLAHPSLGFISYEFAKGPVWKGIFWAVLILIGVIGWIKSKPKTV; this is encoded by the coding sequence ATGGAGTGGTCTATTTTGTTCGAGTACGGTTGGGTTTTATTAATATTAATTGCTCTAGAAGGTATCTTGGCTGCAGATAATGCTCTTGTAATTGCAACAATGGTAAGACATTTGCCGGAAGAAAAAAGAAAGAAAGCTCTGTTTTATGGATTAGCTGGAGCATTTGTATTCCGTTTCGGTTCATTATTTTTAATTTCTTACTTAGTAGATATTTGGCAAGTGCAAGCGATTGGAGCCGTCTATCTATTAGGTATTGCAGGTTACCACTTGCTAAAGAAACATGTGTTAAAGAAACACCTAGAAAAACAGAAAGAAGTTAAAGAAGGTTCTGGATTTTGGACAACAGTTATTAAAGTGGAACTTGCAGACATTGCTTTTGCGGTAGATGCAATTTTAGCAGCAGTAGCACTAGCAGTCACGTTACCAGAAACAAACTTACCAACCATAGGAGGACTAGACGGTGGACACTTCATCGTTATCCTACTTGGAGGGATCATCGGTTTAGTGATCATGCGTTTTGCCGCTTCTGCATTTGTAGGGCTTCTAGAGAATCGCCCAGGTTTAGAGTCAGCTGCTTTTGCCATTGTAGGTTGGGTAGGGGTAAAACTTGCTGTATACACGTTAGCGCACCCTTCACTTGGTTTTATCTCTTATGAATTTGCCAAAGGGCCTGTATGGAAAGGAATCTTCTGGGCGGTTCTAATTTTAATTGGAGTTATCGGTTGGATTAAGTCTAAACCTAAAACTGTTTAA
- the tyrS gene encoding tyrosine--tRNA ligase, translated as MLVQPLEQLAIIKKGSSSIIEEQELLNKLEKSFAEQRPLKIKLGLDPSAPDIHLGHAVVLRKIKQMQDLGHEAIFVIGDFTGRIGDPTGKAKGRVALSDEVVKANAATYFEQIQRVLDPKKTTIRFNSEWLSALTFEEVIRLAATTSVARILEREDFKKRYETQVPIGIHEFFYPLMQAYDSVELQADIELGGTDQTFNILMGRTLQKHFDQEKQIAIFMPLLEGLDGKEKMSKSLGNYIGIMEAPEVMFKKVMEVPDSLVMKYFELATDEHPNRVEKIQRKLENGENPRDIKLELARIITTLYHGEEAMLEAEKFFQIAFQQRKIPDNIPDLVLEVEKDLLVDILPLLMKEGVIHSKSEFHRLVKQNGVAINGEKIELDEMQRVMICGDVLQIGKKRFFKIVK; from the coding sequence ATGTTAGTTCAACCATTAGAGCAGTTAGCCATTATTAAAAAAGGGTCATCCTCTATCATTGAGGAGCAGGAATTACTCAACAAACTGGAAAAATCGTTTGCAGAACAAAGACCTTTAAAAATTAAATTAGGATTAGATCCATCTGCACCAGATATTCATTTAGGGCATGCAGTCGTTCTTCGTAAAATAAAACAAATGCAAGACCTTGGGCACGAAGCTATTTTCGTTATTGGAGATTTTACTGGAAGAATAGGTGATCCAACGGGGAAAGCGAAAGGTCGTGTGGCGTTGAGTGATGAGGTGGTGAAAGCGAATGCTGCTACTTACTTTGAACAAATCCAACGCGTGCTGGATCCTAAGAAGACAACGATACGATTTAACAGTGAGTGGTTGTCTGCTTTAACGTTTGAAGAAGTCATTAGGTTAGCCGCAACTACTTCTGTTGCAAGAATTTTAGAAAGAGAAGATTTTAAAAAACGCTATGAAACACAAGTACCAATCGGCATTCACGAGTTTTTCTACCCATTGATGCAAGCATACGATTCTGTCGAATTACAAGCGGATATTGAACTTGGGGGTACGGACCAAACCTTTAATATTTTAATGGGGCGTACGTTACAAAAGCACTTCGACCAGGAAAAGCAGATTGCTATTTTTATGCCACTTTTAGAAGGGCTAGATGGTAAAGAGAAGATGAGTAAGAGTCTTGGTAACTATATCGGCATAATGGAAGCGCCGGAAGTGATGTTTAAGAAGGTGATGGAGGTGCCAGATTCGTTAGTGATGAAGTACTTTGAGTTAGCGACAGATGAACATCCAAATCGTGTGGAGAAGATCCAAAGAAAATTAGAAAATGGAGAGAATCCAAGGGATATTAAGCTAGAGTTAGCGAGGATTATTACAACGTTATACCACGGGGAAGAAGCTATGTTGGAAGCGGAGAAGTTTTTTCAAATTGCTTTTCAACAACGTAAAATACCTGATAATATTCCCGATTTAGTGCTTGAGGTAGAGAAGGATTTGTTAGTGGATATTTTACCGTTATTAATGAAAGAAGGAGTTATTCATAGTAAAAGTGAATTCCATCGCTTGGTGAAACAAAACGGTGTCGCGATTAATGGAGAGAAAATTGAGCTAGATGAGATGCAGAGAGTGATGATTTGTGGTGATGTGCTGCAGATTGGGAAGAAGCGATTTTTTAAAATAGTGAAATAG
- a CDS encoding GNAT family N-acetyltransferase, translating into MKIRSLDEMEAPPLDLLLLADPSEELVKEYLQKGQCYVAEDGAEIIGVYVLLPTSNENVELINVAVVEKYHGKGIGKQLVLDAVERARMKGFKTIEVGTGNSSIGQLALYQKCGFRIIGVDQDFFVRNYDEEIFENGIQCRDMIRLSQGLKC; encoded by the coding sequence ATGAAGATTAGAAGTTTAGATGAAATGGAAGCACCTCCGCTAGACTTGTTGTTACTCGCTGATCCTTCGGAAGAGTTAGTGAAGGAGTATCTTCAAAAAGGTCAGTGCTATGTTGCAGAAGATGGAGCCGAAATCATAGGTGTATATGTACTTTTACCAACCTCTAACGAAAACGTAGAATTAATTAATGTTGCAGTAGTAGAGAAATATCATGGTAAGGGAATCGGAAAACAGTTAGTGTTAGATGCGGTAGAGAGAGCGAGAATGAAAGGGTTTAAAACAATTGAAGTTGGTACAGGGAATTCTAGTATCGGTCAATTAGCGCTCTATCAAAAATGTGGCTTTCGAATTATAGGAGTCGATCAAGATTTCTTTGTTAGGAATTATGACGAGGAGATTTTTGAGAATGGGATTCAATGTCGAGATATGATTCGGTTGTCGCAAGGATTAAAATGTTAG
- the mqo gene encoding malate dehydrogenase (quinone), whose translation MSHTHEKTDVILIGAGIMSATLGSLLKEVAPEWEIKVFEKLTSAGEESSNEWNNAGTGHAALCELNYTSEKPDGTVNISKAVKVNEQFQLSRQYWSYLVERGLIQNPAEFIRPIPHVSMVQGEENIAFLKRRMEALSKNPLFHGMEFTDDHATLTEWLPLMMEGRDEDEQIAATKVDSGTDVNFGALTRMLFTYLKEKNVEVNYEHEVKDITRTKDGFWELTIWNQEKRRTEHHQAKFLFIGAGGGSLSLLQKTGIPEAKKIGGFPVSGLFLVCNDPDIAEQHHAKVYGKAKVGAPPMSVPHLDTRYIDGKKSLLFGPFAGFSPKFLKSGSNLDLIKSVNVDNVITMLAAGAKEMELTKYLIQQLMLSHEARMEELREFIPYAQSDQWEVVVAGQRVQVIKDTEEGGRGTLQFGTEVVSASDGSVAALLGASPGASTAVHVMLEVLEKCFPERMKEWAPKIKEMIPSYGIELSKKPELFRKLFAENEEALGLSSPVEDRESLPASS comes from the coding sequence ATGAGTCACACACATGAGAAGACAGATGTTATTTTGATCGGTGCTGGGATTATGAGTGCAACGCTGGGTTCTTTGTTAAAAGAAGTTGCGCCTGAATGGGAGATAAAAGTTTTTGAAAAGCTTACAAGCGCTGGGGAAGAGAGTTCGAATGAGTGGAATAATGCTGGGACAGGGCATGCCGCACTGTGCGAGCTTAACTATACTTCGGAAAAGCCAGATGGAACAGTAAATATTTCAAAAGCAGTGAAGGTAAACGAACAGTTTCAGCTTTCTAGACAGTATTGGTCTTACTTAGTGGAAAGAGGATTGATACAAAATCCAGCAGAATTTATTCGTCCAATTCCGCATGTCAGCATGGTTCAAGGGGAAGAAAATATTGCTTTTTTAAAGAGAAGAATGGAAGCGTTGTCAAAAAATCCGTTGTTTCATGGGATGGAATTTACCGATGACCACGCTACACTAACAGAATGGTTGCCTTTAATGATGGAGGGCCGTGATGAAGATGAACAAATCGCTGCGACAAAGGTCGATTCGGGAACAGATGTAAACTTTGGGGCTTTGACACGCATGTTATTTACCTACCTAAAAGAAAAGAACGTAGAAGTTAACTATGAACATGAAGTGAAAGATATTACCCGCACGAAAGATGGGTTTTGGGAGTTAACAATCTGGAATCAAGAGAAGAGAAGAACGGAGCATCATCAAGCAAAGTTTCTTTTCATCGGCGCAGGTGGGGGAAGTCTGTCGCTACTACAAAAAACGGGTATTCCAGAGGCAAAGAAAATAGGTGGTTTCCCAGTTAGTGGCCTATTTTTAGTATGCAATGACCCGGATATTGCAGAGCAGCATCATGCGAAAGTGTATGGAAAAGCAAAAGTGGGAGCACCTCCCATGTCTGTTCCTCATCTGGATACAAGATATATTGATGGGAAAAAGTCATTATTGTTCGGTCCGTTCGCGGGTTTTTCACCGAAATTCTTAAAGTCCGGTTCTAATTTAGATTTAATAAAATCGGTAAATGTAGATAACGTCATCACGATGTTGGCGGCTGGTGCAAAAGAGATGGAACTGACCAAGTACCTAATCCAACAGTTGATGCTGTCACACGAGGCTCGCATGGAGGAATTGCGTGAATTCATCCCTTATGCGCAGAGCGATCAGTGGGAAGTGGTAGTTGCTGGCCAGCGTGTACAGGTAATTAAAGATACAGAAGAAGGCGGTCGAGGAACGTTACAATTTGGAACAGAAGTTGTTAGCGCAAGTGATGGGTCGGTAGCTGCCTTATTGGGTGCCTCTCCAGGTGCTTCAACGGCCGTTCACGTTATGTTAGAAGTGTTAGAAAAGTGCTTCCCAGAGCGTATGAAAGAATGGGCGCCGAAGATTAAAGAAATGATTCCTTCTTATGGAATCGAGTTGTCGAAGAAGCCAGAGTTATTTAGAAAATTATTTGCTGAGAATGAAGAGGCACTTGGTTTGTCTTCACCTGTTGAGGATAGAGAGAGTTTACCTGCTAGTTCATAA
- a CDS encoding DegV family protein, with the protein MIKLMADSTCDLSDAVLEKYNISLAPLTINIEGKTYRDRIDIQPDEFYGLLEALPEFPTTGMPSPAEYVSIMKQAVEEGHQEILCICMSSGTSGSYQSAVLAKDYFYEEFPDSIVQIHVVDSKCMSHGSGWLVLKSAMMREQGASFEEIIAFNEQYKKKVKHFLSVDDLDHLIKSGRLTNTSAMIGKVLMLKPIMSMKDGRGAIVGKERGLKRVLKHYTQEFIKRNETTVTDFLIIGYTSDIKVAENLKAKLLMDTDFTGDIHIMQMGVSVGTHVGLGAISMFFVEK; encoded by the coding sequence ATGATTAAATTGATGGCTGATTCAACTTGTGATTTATCTGATGCAGTACTCGAAAAGTACAATATCAGCTTAGCTCCACTAACAATCAACATTGAAGGAAAAACATATAGAGATAGAATAGATATCCAACCAGATGAGTTTTACGGACTTTTGGAAGCGCTACCTGAATTTCCAACCACTGGAATGCCTAGTCCTGCAGAATACGTATCTATTATGAAACAAGCAGTAGAAGAAGGACATCAAGAAATTCTTTGTATCTGCATGTCTAGTGGAACTAGTGGTTCTTATCAGTCTGCGGTGTTAGCGAAAGATTATTTCTATGAAGAGTTTCCAGATTCGATTGTGCAAATTCACGTAGTAGATTCGAAATGTATGAGTCATGGAAGTGGATGGTTAGTATTAAAGAGTGCCATGATGAGAGAACAAGGAGCTTCTTTTGAAGAAATCATAGCATTTAACGAACAATATAAGAAAAAAGTGAAGCACTTCTTATCTGTTGATGACTTAGATCATCTGATTAAGAGTGGTCGATTGACGAACACTTCTGCCATGATTGGAAAAGTACTAATGTTAAAGCCGATTATGTCTATGAAAGATGGACGCGGGGCAATTGTGGGGAAGGAACGAGGACTTAAAAGAGTATTAAAACATTACACGCAAGAATTCATTAAACGTAACGAGACTACTGTGACAGATTTTCTTATCATTGGGTACACGTCTGATATTAAAGTAGCGGAGAATTTGAAAGCTAAGTTACTAATGGATACAGACTTTACTGGCGATATACACATTATGCAAATGGGAGTGTCTGTTGGAACGCATGTTGGTTTAGGTGCGATATCGATGTTTTTCGTGGAGAAATAA
- a CDS encoding methyl-accepting chemotaxis protein: protein MIEVRSTNTTLQSKLDMFVQVIPTIHAMLPDIGIGIANRNEWIAYYPGKKINIGASPGRKIDPQEPLADCIRHNKAIKEEVPEHFFGVSFTGLAYPIVEDGSVIGAIAIQMQEQNERELRKISDQIFQSLSQANQRVTTIHNKAEGLAAVSQTLLAQSNQAVEAMNNTDEVIQFIKNIANKTNILGINASIEAAHAGEKGRGFNIVAKEIRKLSQDTLASTEKISNTLLQMQESIDEIKTVVEQVVSVGTHQAMSTEEVASFMNEIEEMSKKLNQYAAKL from the coding sequence ATGATTGAAGTTCGATCCACTAACACTACGTTACAAAGTAAGTTAGATATGTTTGTACAAGTAATCCCAACCATTCATGCGATGCTTCCTGATATTGGAATTGGAATCGCAAATAGAAATGAGTGGATTGCATACTATCCGGGAAAGAAAATAAATATAGGAGCTAGTCCAGGGAGGAAAATAGACCCTCAGGAACCGTTAGCTGACTGTATTCGTCATAATAAAGCTATAAAAGAAGAAGTTCCAGAACACTTTTTTGGTGTTTCTTTTACGGGACTTGCTTACCCTATAGTTGAAGATGGGTCAGTAATAGGCGCAATTGCAATCCAAATGCAAGAACAAAACGAGAGAGAACTACGAAAAATATCTGATCAAATTTTTCAGTCTTTATCACAAGCAAATCAACGAGTAACCACCATACATAATAAAGCAGAAGGATTAGCAGCTGTTAGTCAAACTCTCTTAGCACAATCTAATCAAGCGGTAGAAGCAATGAATAATACAGATGAAGTAATTCAATTCATCAAAAATATTGCAAACAAAACCAACATTTTAGGAATCAATGCCTCTATTGAAGCAGCTCATGCTGGAGAAAAGGGTAGAGGATTTAATATTGTGGCAAAAGAAATTCGTAAGCTTTCGCAAGATACACTTGCTTCTACAGAAAAAATTAGTAACACCTTACTTCAAATGCAGGAATCCATAGATGAGATTAAAACAGTTGTAGAACAAGTAGTTTCGGTTGGAACACATCAAGCTATGTCTACGGAAGAAGTTGCTTCATTTATGAACGAAATCGAAGAAATGAGTAAAAAGTTAAATCAATATGCTGCTAAACTTTAA
- a CDS encoding dihydrofolate reductase family protein: MSTSKRKVIVYIAASLDGFIAKKDDTIDFLSVVEKENEDYGYYGFVETVDTVIMGRKTYEKVLSFPVDFPHKERDCFVLSQSKKGKDNNVTFYDGNVKDLVDELKKKEGKNIFVDGGAGAVHALREQNLIDEYVISIIPVLLGNGIRLFKDLDHQQTLELVESQSFDTGLVQVKYRVK, translated from the coding sequence ATGTCTACATCCAAACGAAAAGTAATTGTCTACATTGCAGCAAGTCTAGACGGGTTCATCGCTAAGAAAGATGATACTATCGATTTTTTATCTGTGGTAGAAAAAGAAAATGAAGATTATGGCTATTATGGATTCGTTGAAACAGTTGATACCGTCATCATGGGGCGTAAAACATATGAAAAAGTATTAAGTTTCCCAGTAGACTTCCCTCATAAGGAACGTGATTGCTTCGTCCTTTCTCAGTCCAAAAAAGGGAAAGACAATAACGTAACTTTTTATGACGGAAATGTAAAAGACTTGGTAGATGAGCTAAAGAAAAAAGAGGGAAAGAATATTTTCGTAGATGGCGGTGCAGGAGCAGTGCATGCACTCCGAGAACAAAACCTGATTGATGAATATGTTATTTCCATTATTCCAGTTCTTCTTGGTAACGGGATACGATTGTTTAAAGACTTAGATCATCAACAAACCCTCGAGTTAGTGGAAAGTCAGTCATTTGATACGGGATTAGTGCAAGTGAAATATAGGGTTAAATAA